In Desulfofundulus kuznetsovii DSM 6115, the following are encoded in one genomic region:
- a CDS encoding AbrB/MazE/SpoVT family DNA-binding domain-containing protein → METHVSSKGQITLPVMARKKLGLKTGDVLHVSLVGEDKVVLEKRAGAKVNSQKALEIIRETAGAWKEMQETGEAFTRRLRKEDQKRLEALGLE, encoded by the coding sequence ATGGAAACACATGTGTCATCCAAGGGACAAATCACATTACCTGTAATGGCTAGAAAAAAACTGGGCCTGAAAACAGGTGACGTCCTGCATGTAAGTCTTGTCGGGGAAGATAAGGTGGTTTTGGAAAAGAGGGCCGGGGCAAAGGTGAATTCCCAAAAGGCCCTGGAAATTATACGCGAAACGGCCGGGGCCTGGAAAGAAATGCAGGAAACCGGGGAAGCCTTCACGCGAAGGCTGAGAAAAGAAGATCAAAAGCGTTTGGAGGCGCTCGGTCTTGAGTAA
- a CDS encoding S-layer homology domain-containing protein — protein MRKWLKCYRLPAVLLFLAAVIGLLFACALPGLEKARNRADAGAPGTPPGGRDKQVIDAGPESRGLYALHLSRRPRPAELEQLCRLAEVGDFTGGETLVVRCAPNRVKDLATLPFIREVKPYAPEEKLKTLVQAGLFATEKEPAETPAKDAAKPPGVAPAPDGASGDEGITVNLVVFHSRDKDDLALLVKASGGEVLRGLDEEGVVLRARLPRKELPGLASSPLVLRIEPYTAPRFLNDRAAGIVGARPLQAPGFVAPAGLNGAGQVVALADSGLGSGDLENLHPDLKDTPGQKPKVIMLKSWSGRVRADDPVGHGTHMAATIAGTGAASGGQFAGMAPGASLYFEGILNKEGKIDPPADLTALFRPAYAAAARIHVDGWGIPVNAYLSSAAQTDSFVRQNPDFLVIFGAGNSGPGAGTLTAEANSKNALVVGASESVRPSFGPASDNAGEVASFSSRGPAKDGRIRPDLVAPGTGIVSARSPLVKGNFPANPQYTRLQGTSMAAAVTGGAAALLRQYFQQEGLKAPSAALLKAALINGAAPVDGEGAGFGRLDLTATVLGLAEKTFLYADESVPLAAGDSKTYRFTVEDTSRPFKATLAWTDPPAEPGADRALVNDLDLVVVGPDGREYLGNDKGGGGRDDRNNVEQVLVPHPARGTYTVIVRGTDVRRGPKPASPPGQDFALVYGQPLAKKVIAAADEKSRQVRFTDGVTASFPGQGHIALGSKTPPWTMDHALPGAEAYVDEGNRILYIVGSVWRQNAVELLPLAAGTLLQEANPRAREGGFYLDRRAESPLWVNDSPAGVRDIPPGVRLWASINPTTQMAWRVWVWFREEEGIIDRVDLEHGQVYLLGRQKPYRLAAGAVCAFDDRLASASPEDLPYGYPVTGDPSQLAPGMKVRLMLSPGQDEVVYLAVQRTLAVGTVEEMDPGRSWLKLQGAGRYRLMPGLPATLDGEPASPGDIAPGDHVCLLLAGDQAISIDAHRQVIYGQVIFYKEESKSLLLVDSRNKMRSLTITPGTLFFRWGRPNEPSSLLPGEWVRVTLSGGAKSALRVDVAEVAAGGNARLDGLDPVRGTVNFSGDQEGRLSSRTLFTKNGYPVGAEDLLPGEEVEFTILAGLQGKTGVVAAIKARSRDGVPAPSLQAACRPAGDGFIVKGRTSATKIYLYTQEGDRLPVTPARGYFEINLPRNTGDTLQLVAVDSRSGGVTGEYLTVPLEALFSDLQGHWAGKEIGELAQLGLIGGYPGGKFHPEKMVTRAEFTLMLVRVLGWDGSGGRGPAVPASGGDVPGKSPDSGAREGSGVSIPSDLPSWAEKGIREAILRGIVSGYPDGTFKPDRPVNRAEAAAILARVLQVTGLVGEDGEAGSTGVGHYTQNTSTSDAHGGSPGGTGDAASGVQPRSPAAPGGSSTPVSAKTGSSPSYRDWNAVPGWARTAVALVTEARLMVGYPGGRFGPAQPLTRAQAAVIAWRLRALITASS, from the coding sequence ATGCGTAAATGGCTTAAGTGCTACCGTCTGCCGGCGGTTTTGCTTTTCCTGGCAGCGGTAATCGGTTTGCTTTTTGCCTGTGCCCTGCCGGGCCTGGAAAAGGCCAGGAACCGGGCCGATGCCGGAGCGCCCGGCACCCCTCCCGGCGGCAGGGATAAACAGGTCATCGACGCCGGCCCGGAAAGTAGGGGCCTGTATGCTCTACACCTTTCCCGGCGCCCGCGGCCGGCGGAGCTGGAGCAATTGTGCCGGCTGGCCGAAGTGGGCGATTTCACCGGCGGGGAAACGCTCGTTGTTCGCTGTGCTCCAAACCGGGTGAAGGACCTGGCGACGCTACCTTTTATAAGGGAAGTAAAGCCCTACGCACCGGAGGAAAAGTTGAAAACCCTGGTGCAGGCCGGTTTGTTCGCTACGGAAAAGGAACCTGCAGAAACCCCCGCTAAAGATGCGGCGAAACCTCCAGGGGTCGCTCCCGCACCGGACGGTGCTTCCGGGGACGAGGGGATTACCGTCAACCTGGTGGTCTTTCACTCCCGGGACAAGGATGATCTGGCCCTGTTGGTGAAAGCCAGCGGGGGAGAAGTATTGCGGGGGCTGGATGAAGAGGGAGTCGTGCTGCGGGCGCGCCTGCCCCGAAAGGAACTGCCCGGGCTGGCTTCCTCGCCCCTGGTGCTGCGTATCGAACCATACACCGCCCCGCGTTTCCTGAACGACCGGGCGGCCGGCATTGTGGGGGCAAGACCCCTGCAGGCCCCGGGGTTTGTCGCTCCCGCCGGCTTAAACGGGGCCGGTCAGGTGGTGGCCCTGGCCGACAGCGGGCTGGGAAGCGGGGACCTGGAGAACCTGCACCCCGACTTAAAAGATACACCGGGGCAAAAACCAAAGGTAATCATGCTCAAGTCCTGGTCCGGCCGTGTCAGGGCCGATGACCCGGTGGGGCACGGCACCCACATGGCGGCCACCATAGCAGGCACCGGTGCCGCTTCCGGGGGGCAGTTTGCCGGGATGGCCCCGGGGGCCAGCCTTTATTTTGAGGGCATCCTCAATAAAGAGGGGAAGATCGATCCCCCGGCGGACCTGACGGCCCTGTTCCGCCCGGCCTACGCGGCAGCCGCCCGCATTCACGTGGACGGCTGGGGCATTCCCGTGAACGCCTACCTGAGCAGTGCCGCCCAGACGGACAGCTTTGTGCGGCAAAACCCGGACTTTCTGGTCATCTTCGGTGCGGGCAACTCCGGGCCGGGCGCCGGGACCCTCACCGCCGAAGCCAACAGTAAAAACGCCCTGGTGGTGGGGGCCAGCGAAAGTGTGCGTCCCTCCTTCGGGCCCGCCAGCGACAATGCGGGGGAAGTGGCCTCCTTTTCCAGCCGGGGGCCGGCCAAAGACGGGCGTATCCGCCCCGACCTGGTGGCCCCGGGGACGGGTATTGTTTCGGCCCGTTCCCCCCTGGTAAAGGGGAATTTCCCGGCCAACCCGCAGTACACCCGTTTACAGGGAACCAGCATGGCGGCGGCCGTCACCGGCGGGGCGGCCGCCCTTTTGCGGCAGTACTTCCAGCAGGAGGGATTAAAAGCGCCTTCGGCGGCCCTGCTCAAAGCGGCCCTGATCAACGGAGCCGCCCCTGTGGACGGGGAAGGGGCGGGGTTCGGCCGCCTGGATCTAACCGCCACAGTGCTGGGGCTCGCGGAAAAGACCTTCCTTTATGCCGATGAATCCGTTCCCCTGGCCGCCGGGGACAGTAAGACCTACCGGTTCACGGTGGAAGATACCTCCCGCCCCTTCAAAGCCACCCTGGCCTGGACCGACCCTCCCGCCGAGCCGGGAGCGGACCGGGCGCTGGTCAACGACCTGGACCTGGTGGTGGTCGGCCCGGACGGCAGGGAATACCTGGGCAACGATAAGGGCGGGGGCGGGCGGGACGACCGCAACAATGTGGAACAGGTGCTGGTACCACACCCCGCCAGGGGAACATATACGGTTATAGTGCGGGGTACGGACGTGCGCCGGGGTCCCAAACCCGCCTCACCGCCCGGACAGGATTTCGCCCTGGTTTACGGCCAGCCCCTGGCCAAAAAAGTTATTGCCGCTGCGGATGAAAAAAGCCGCCAGGTGCGCTTCACCGACGGCGTTACGGCTTCCTTCCCCGGGCAGGGGCACATCGCCCTGGGCAGCAAAACCCCGCCCTGGACCATGGATCACGCCCTGCCCGGGGCGGAGGCCTATGTGGATGAGGGGAACCGCATTCTTTACATAGTAGGCAGCGTCTGGCGGCAAAACGCGGTGGAACTGCTGCCCCTGGCGGCGGGCACCCTGCTCCAGGAAGCCAACCCCCGGGCGCGGGAAGGGGGCTTTTACCTGGACCGGCGGGCGGAAAGCCCCCTGTGGGTCAACGACAGCCCGGCCGGTGTGCGGGATATTCCTCCCGGTGTGCGGCTGTGGGCTTCCATAAATCCCACCACCCAGATGGCCTGGCGGGTATGGGTCTGGTTCCGGGAAGAGGAGGGAATTATTGACCGGGTGGATCTGGAGCACGGGCAAGTTTACCTGCTGGGGCGGCAGAAGCCCTACCGGCTGGCCGCCGGCGCCGTCTGCGCCTTTGACGACCGGCTGGCTTCCGCCAGCCCGGAGGATTTGCCCTACGGTTACCCGGTAACCGGGGACCCGTCTCAACTGGCCCCGGGGATGAAAGTAAGGCTGATGCTTTCCCCGGGCCAGGACGAAGTGGTCTACCTGGCGGTACAGCGCACCCTGGCCGTGGGCACGGTGGAGGAAATGGACCCCGGCCGGAGCTGGTTGAAGCTGCAGGGGGCGGGGCGTTACCGGCTCATGCCCGGCCTTCCGGCAACCCTGGACGGGGAGCCCGCCTCCCCCGGTGATATCGCCCCGGGAGACCATGTTTGCCTGCTTTTGGCGGGCGACCAGGCCATATCCATAGACGCCCACCGGCAGGTGATCTACGGCCAGGTGATCTTTTATAAGGAAGAAAGCAAGTCCCTTCTTCTGGTGGACAGCCGGAATAAAATGCGCTCCCTGACCATTACCCCCGGCACCCTCTTTTTCCGGTGGGGCCGGCCCAATGAACCTTCCTCGTTGCTGCCCGGAGAATGGGTGCGGGTAACCCTGTCCGGGGGCGCAAAGAGCGCCCTGCGGGTGGATGTGGCCGAAGTGGCCGCCGGCGGTAACGCCCGGCTGGACGGGCTGGACCCGGTCCGGGGAACGGTTAATTTCTCCGGGGATCAGGAAGGGCGCCTTTCCTCCCGTACCCTGTTCACCAAAAACGGCTATCCCGTGGGTGCCGAAGATCTCCTGCCCGGGGAAGAGGTGGAATTCACCATCCTGGCCGGCCTCCAGGGGAAAACGGGGGTGGTGGCAGCCATCAAGGCCCGTTCCCGCGATGGAGTGCCGGCTCCCTCCCTGCAGGCCGCCTGCCGGCCGGCAGGTGATGGTTTTATAGTAAAAGGCAGAACCTCGGCCACAAAGATTTATCTATATACGCAGGAGGGTGATCGCCTGCCGGTAACGCCCGCCCGGGGCTACTTTGAAATCAATCTGCCCCGGAATACCGGCGATACCCTGCAGCTGGTGGCGGTTGACTCGCGAAGCGGGGGCGTAACGGGTGAATACCTGACCGTGCCCCTGGAGGCCCTGTTCAGCGACCTGCAGGGTCACTGGGCCGGGAAGGAAATCGGGGAACTGGCTCAGCTGGGCCTGATCGGCGGTTATCCCGGCGGTAAATTCCACCCGGAAAAGATGGTCACCCGGGCGGAGTTCACCCTGATGCTGGTGCGGGTGCTGGGATGGGACGGCAGCGGCGGCAGGGGACCGGCGGTTCCGGCCTCCGGGGGTGACGTTCCCGGAAAAAGCCCGGATTCCGGCGCCCGGGAGGGGTCCGGGGTTTCCATACCCTCCGACCTCCCGTCCTGGGCTGAAAAAGGAATCCGGGAAGCTATCCTCCGGGGTATCGTTTCCGGGTACCCGGATGGAACCTTTAAACCGGACCGGCCGGTCAACCGGGCGGAAGCGGCGGCCATCCTGGCCCGGGTGCTGCAGGTGACCGGCCTGGTTGGAGAGGACGGGGAAGCCGGTAGCACCGGGGTAGGTCACTATACACAAAACACAAGTACCTCTGATGCCCACGGTGGTTCTCCCGGAGGGACGGGAGATGCAGCTTCCGGTGTTCAGCCGCGGTCCCCGGCCGCACCGGGCGGTTCGAGTACCCCGGTTTCGGCAAAGACGGGCTCCTCGCCTTCTTACCGGGACTGGAACGCCGTCCCGGGCTGGGCGCGCACTGCCGTAGCCCTGGTGACGGAAGCGCGGCTGATGGTTGGGTATCCCGGCGGGCGCTTCGGCCCGGCCCAACCACTCACCCGCGCTCAGGCGGCGGTCATTGCCTGGCGTTTGCGTGCACTGATAACAGCCTCCAGCTGA
- the spoIIID gene encoding sporulation transcriptional regulator SpoIIID: MQEYIQKRVLDICAYILETRATVRQAAQVFQVSKSTVHKDMTERLPSLNKKLAQEVRAILEQNKAERHLRGGEATRKKYKEA; encoded by the coding sequence ATGCAGGAATACATCCAGAAAAGGGTGCTGGACATTTGCGCCTATATCCTGGAGACCAGGGCCACCGTACGCCAGGCAGCGCAGGTGTTTCAGGTAAGCAAAAGCACTGTGCACAAGGACATGACCGAAAGGCTGCCTTCTTTGAATAAAAAGCTGGCCCAGGAAGTAAGGGCCATTCTGGAACAGAATAAAGCCGAGCGGCATTTGAGGGGAGGAGAAGCAACGCGGAAAAAATATAAGGAAGCGTAA
- a CDS encoding Uma2 family endonuclease, giving the protein MSLSVPPAGEIILTYDDYLQLPDDGKRYEILEGVLHVTPSLTTRHQRVSRNLHFILHAHVTENNLGEVFFAPLDVVFSNISVTQPDLLYVSRERQNVITEKNIAGAPDLVVEILSPSTSGVDQVTKAQVYARYGVPYYWVVDPEGKTVDEFRLERGIYMPVRRWEQNAHFTPELFPGLVVELEKVWA; this is encoded by the coding sequence GTGAGCCTGTCCGTACCTCCGGCGGGGGAGATAATCCTCACTTACGATGATTACCTGCAGTTGCCCGACGACGGGAAACGCTACGAGATCCTGGAAGGGGTGCTGCATGTGACGCCCTCGCTCACCACCCGCCACCAGCGGGTCTCCCGCAACCTGCATTTCATTTTACATGCCCATGTTACGGAAAATAACCTGGGAGAGGTTTTTTTCGCCCCGCTGGACGTGGTTTTCAGCAACATCAGCGTCACCCAGCCCGATCTCCTTTATGTTTCCCGGGAAAGGCAAAATGTGATCACTGAAAAAAATATTGCCGGCGCCCCCGATCTGGTAGTGGAGATTCTCTCCCCATCCACATCAGGCGTTGATCAGGTCACGAAGGCCCAGGTTTACGCGCGCTACGGCGTACCCTACTACTGGGTGGTGGATCCGGAGGGAAAAACGGTAGACGAATTTCGCCTGGAGCGGGGAATTTACATGCCGGTGCGCCGCTGGGAGCAAAACGCTCATTTTACCCCGGAGCTGTTTCCCGGCCTGGTGGTGGAACTGGAGAAGGTCTGGGCATAA
- a CDS encoding AbrB/MazE/SpoVT family DNA-binding domain-containing protein, whose protein sequence is MNELYIARITTKGQVTLPLELRKFLNIKKGDYILFEKKGSRVEIKKMVPPHDFDDFARPIRERFKREGITPDDVEAAIKWARGVTENHRPSFSVENDGLMPRPSPVPPPGRETAPG, encoded by the coding sequence ATGAACGAACTTTACATCGCCCGGATAACCACAAAAGGACAGGTAACCCTTCCCCTGGAGTTGAGGAAGTTCCTGAACATCAAAAAAGGGGACTACATTCTTTTTGAGAAGAAGGGTTCCCGCGTGGAAATAAAGAAAATGGTGCCGCCCCATGATTTCGATGATTTTGCCAGACCGATCAGGGAAAGATTTAAAAGGGAAGGTATAACCCCCGATGATGTCGAGGCGGCCATCAAATGGGCGCGAGGCGTCACAGAAAACCATAGGCCGTCATTTTCCGTGGAAAATGACGGCCTTATGCCCAGACCTTCTCCAGTTCCACCACCAGGCCGGGAAACAGCTCCGGGGTAA
- a CDS encoding type II toxin-antitoxin system VapC family toxin yields the protein MSKLMLDTSVLIDHLRNYKPATEFLETVFGSGIPAIISAVTEMELYAGKSLQNRTAEDAVQKLLELLDAVPVTSGIARQAGILLRQYRPKGLTPVDAIIASTAMEQKATLITRNTRHFRMIDGLLVFDLPAGQ from the coding sequence TTGAGTAAATTAATGCTTGATACCAGTGTGTTGATTGATCACTTGCGCAATTACAAACCGGCAACCGAATTCCTGGAAACCGTATTTGGCAGTGGCATCCCGGCCATTATTTCCGCGGTAACTGAAATGGAATTATATGCCGGGAAAAGCCTCCAGAACAGGACGGCAGAAGATGCCGTACAAAAGCTGCTGGAGCTGCTTGATGCTGTACCGGTAACCTCCGGCATCGCCCGGCAGGCGGGAATATTGCTGCGGCAATATCGTCCAAAGGGCTTAACACCCGTTGATGCTATTATCGCCAGCACGGCAATGGAGCAAAAAGCCACTCTAATAACACGGAACACCAGGCACTTCCGTATGATTGACGGGCTGCTGGTTTTCGACCTGCCAGCCGGACAATAA
- a CDS encoding anti-sigma factor family protein: MCNKKVNTMKCREARQLFYPWLDGEVAEEEARRLQEHLRECPACAGELADWQAITLALRGMSKPVAPPEGFSAQVMSRLKESAVPLPGAGRRKDTTRRVWTPGSWWQGLSGTWRKGVAAAAAVVILLAGSASFAARYWWPPAGLNGLPVVVDNSGQSEQTPGSGSTIVKTDKPGGDVPAGLNNGSRDTQATGERENAPPGVRDKVDKANKEGGRSNEPAAPGRAANGGGQKSRPEQPRQSDSKQGVAIAANTGQSVSSKAGSGGAVEPRVFLNQTRTIESTLLKVQVADLQAAKKTLLAAAGDSSCQSFGRQRVDGHTVEILRFVVPVERATSFTATASGLGRVMDRQQQSQDISQQFASTLDRYRALIAKRNQMTEEADIAALDREIKSLEQQLAAWDQEAGQQVVVVWLQE, translated from the coding sequence ATGTGCAACAAGAAGGTGAACACCATGAAATGCCGGGAAGCGAGACAACTTTTTTACCCCTGGCTGGACGGGGAAGTGGCTGAAGAAGAAGCCCGCCGGCTCCAGGAACACCTGCGGGAGTGTCCCGCCTGTGCCGGGGAACTGGCAGACTGGCAGGCCATAACCCTGGCGTTAAGGGGCATGTCCAAACCGGTGGCGCCGCCGGAAGGGTTTAGTGCGCAGGTAATGTCCCGGCTGAAGGAATCTGCCGTCCCGTTGCCCGGAGCCGGACGGAGAAAGGATACCACCCGGAGGGTATGGACGCCCGGGAGCTGGTGGCAGGGGCTTTCCGGCACCTGGCGCAAAGGAGTGGCGGCAGCGGCCGCCGTGGTCATATTGCTGGCGGGTTCCGCCAGCTTTGCCGCCCGCTACTGGTGGCCTCCGGCGGGGCTGAACGGTTTGCCCGTGGTGGTGGATAACTCCGGGCAAAGTGAACAGACCCCGGGCAGCGGTAGTACAATAGTAAAGACGGATAAGCCGGGCGGGGATGTGCCGGCAGGTTTAAACAACGGGTCCCGGGATACTCAAGCCACCGGCGAACGGGAAAATGCGCCCCCCGGGGTCCGTGACAAGGTCGATAAGGCAAATAAGGAAGGCGGTCGTTCCAATGAGCCGGCTGCTCCCGGCCGGGCTGCAAACGGGGGAGGACAAAAGAGCCGGCCTGAACAGCCCCGGCAAAGTGACAGTAAACAGGGCGTCGCCATCGCGGCAAACACCGGACAATCCGTAAGCAGCAAGGCGGGCAGCGGCGGCGCCGTTGAACCGCGGGTATTCCTGAACCAGACCCGCACCATTGAAAGCACGCTGTTAAAGGTGCAGGTGGCCGACCTGCAGGCGGCGAAAAAGACACTGCTGGCCGCAGCGGGGGATAGCAGCTGCCAGAGCTTCGGCCGGCAGCGGGTGGATGGGCATACGGTGGAAATCCTGCGCTTTGTGGTTCCGGTGGAGCGGGCCACGTCCTTCACCGCCACGGCCTCCGGCCTGGGGCGGGTGATGGACCGGCAGCAGCAGAGCCAGGACATTTCTCAGCAGTTCGCCTCCACCCTGGACCGCTACCGGGCACTCATAGCCAAACGCAACCAAATGACCGAAGAAGCTGATATCGCCGCCCTGGACCGGGAGATCAAGTCCCTGGAACAGCAGCTGGCCGCGTGGGATCAGGAAGCCGGCCAGCAGGTAGTGGTGGTATGGCTGCAGGAGTAG
- a CDS encoding type II toxin-antitoxin system VapC family toxin: protein MTLLVDSSAVLALLNNRDQWHQTAITVLHHLVNNNSALVMTNFLIAETHTLLLTRLGHDIAREWLLTFDWNVVRVSPEDEQTAREIIKKYRDKDFSFTDATSFAVMYRYGINLAFTFDRHFKQYGFETVGI from the coding sequence ATGACCCTGCTGGTAGATTCCAGCGCTGTGCTGGCCCTTCTCAATAACCGCGACCAGTGGCATCAAACGGCAATTACAGTCTTGCACCACCTGGTAAACAACAACTCCGCCCTTGTAATGACCAATTTTCTCATAGCGGAAACTCACACTCTTCTGCTAACACGGCTGGGTCATGATATAGCCAGGGAATGGCTTTTAACTTTCGACTGGAACGTTGTGCGTGTGTCCCCGGAAGACGAACAGACAGCCAGGGAAATAATTAAAAAATACCGGGATAAAGATTTTTCTTTTACTGATGCAACCAGTTTTGCAGTGATGTACAGATACGGCATCAATCTGGCTTTTACGTTTGACCGGCATTTCAAACAGTACGGTTTTGAAACTGTGGGCATCTAA
- a CDS encoding rod shape-determining protein codes for MLGLNNDIGIDLGTANVLVYVKGKGIVLREPSVVAINKENDRVIAVGSEARRMLGRTPGNIVATRPLRDGVIADYDVTEKMLRYFISRAGGKRGLFRPRVMVCIPSGVTSVEERAVRQAAIQAGARQAYVIEEPLAAALGAGLDISEPTGTMVVDIGGGTTDVAVLSLGGVVCSRSLRLGGDRFDEAIVRYVRRVFNLAIGERSGEEIKINIGSADPGNAPRREMEIRGRDLVSGLPRAVVINTHQVHEAISESLEAVVGAVKEVLEHTPPELAADIVDKGIVLTGGGALLHGIDTLLSRETGVPVHIAEDPLSCVALGTGRALSMLNVLSANSQRKKRLLNLKKIG; via the coding sequence ATGCTCGGCTTAAACAACGACATCGGCATCGATCTGGGTACCGCCAACGTACTGGTTTACGTAAAGGGAAAGGGCATTGTCCTGCGGGAACCCTCGGTGGTGGCCATTAACAAAGAAAATGACCGAGTCATCGCGGTGGGTTCCGAGGCCCGGCGCATGCTGGGCCGTACCCCCGGCAACATTGTGGCCACGCGACCTTTACGGGACGGCGTCATTGCCGATTATGACGTGACGGAAAAAATGCTGCGCTACTTTATCAGCCGGGCCGGCGGAAAAAGAGGCCTTTTCCGCCCCCGGGTAATGGTCTGCATCCCCTCCGGCGTGACCAGTGTGGAGGAACGGGCCGTACGCCAGGCGGCCATCCAGGCCGGTGCCCGGCAGGCTTACGTTATCGAGGAGCCGCTGGCAGCGGCTCTAGGAGCGGGGCTGGACATTTCTGAACCTACCGGGACCATGGTGGTGGATATCGGCGGCGGCACCACCGATGTGGCCGTCCTTTCGCTGGGCGGGGTGGTATGCAGCCGGTCCCTGCGGCTGGGTGGGGACAGGTTTGACGAGGCCATTGTGCGCTACGTGCGCCGGGTGTTCAACCTGGCCATTGGGGAGCGCAGCGGCGAGGAGATCAAGATCAATATCGGCAGTGCCGATCCCGGGAATGCACCCCGGCGGGAAATGGAAATCCGCGGGCGGGACCTGGTATCAGGCCTGCCCCGGGCGGTAGTCATCAACACCCACCAGGTTCACGAAGCAATCTCGGAAAGCCTGGAGGCGGTGGTGGGCGCGGTTAAGGAAGTGCTGGAGCACACTCCGCCGGAACTGGCTGCGGATATAGTGGACAAGGGCATCGTCCTCACGGGGGGCGGGGCGCTGCTCCACGGTATCGACACCCTGTTAAGCCGGGAGACGGGCGTGCCGGTACATATAGCCGAAGACCCCCTCTCCTGTGTGGCCCTGGGAACGGGCCGGGCGCTCTCTATGTTAAACGTCCTCAGCGCCAACTCTCAACGCAAAAAGCGGCTGCTAAATTTGAAGAAGATCGGGTAA
- a CDS encoding sigma-70 family RNA polymerase sigma factor, which produces MDAVKHLIQRSQEQDLVAFEQLVQMYQQRVYSLSYQLTGNHADAQDLAQEVFIRAFRSLDGFRFEADFGTWLHRITVNLWLNIKRRRGNVTLISLDEPVHTSDGEVTREVAAAAGDPEEELEEKEFRGLVGRALKELPGEQRAVLILREVEGYSYDEIARMLDLSLGTVKSRLNRARDALKKRVSALAEEAGMALPGGKSKHGRAVVLKEGTGASRTR; this is translated from the coding sequence TTGGATGCCGTCAAACACCTGATACAGCGTTCCCAGGAACAGGATCTGGTGGCTTTCGAGCAGCTGGTGCAGATGTACCAGCAAAGGGTATACAGCCTGAGCTACCAGTTAACCGGCAATCATGCCGATGCCCAGGATCTGGCCCAGGAGGTTTTTATCCGGGCATTCCGCTCACTGGACGGCTTCCGTTTTGAGGCGGATTTCGGCACCTGGTTGCACCGCATTACCGTCAACCTGTGGCTGAATATCAAACGGCGGCGCGGTAATGTGACCCTAATTTCACTGGACGAACCGGTACATACCTCTGACGGGGAAGTTACCCGGGAGGTGGCGGCCGCTGCCGGCGACCCGGAGGAGGAACTGGAGGAAAAGGAATTCCGGGGCCTGGTGGGCAGAGCCTTGAAGGAACTGCCCGGCGAACAGCGGGCCGTGCTCATCCTGCGTGAAGTGGAAGGCTACAGCTACGATGAAATTGCCCGGATGCTTGATCTTTCCCTGGGCACGGTAAAATCCCGGCTGAACCGGGCGCGGGACGCCCTGAAGAAAAGAGTATCCGCCCTGGCGGAAGAAGCGGGAATGGCGTTACCGGGCGGGAAAAGCAAGCACGGGCGGGCGGTAGTCTTAAAAGAAGGGACCGGCGCAAGCCGGACCAGGTGA
- a CDS encoding AbrB/MazE/SpoVT family DNA-binding domain-containing protein, whose product MSEHFEVVKVTSKGQMTIPVRARKLIGIKEGDHLAVYINGNEIIMRKFTPFKQASARDAIFKLIGKGTGPVDLAEKHDQYLTEAKERKMKE is encoded by the coding sequence ATGTCCGAACATTTTGAAGTGGTTAAAGTAACTTCAAAGGGACAGATGACAATTCCAGTACGGGCCAGAAAATTAATAGGAATAAAGGAAGGTGATCACCTGGCCGTTTATATCAACGGTAACGAAATTATCATGCGCAAGTTTACACCATTCAAGCAGGCATCTGCCAGGGATGCCATTTTTAAACTGATTGGTAAGGGTACGGGACCGGTAGACCTGGCCGAAAAACATGACCAATACCTGACAGAGGCCAAAGAAAGGAAAATGAAAGAATGA